The Parabacteroides sp. AD58 genome includes a window with the following:
- the mce gene encoding methylmalonyl-CoA epimerase, whose product MELTHIEHLGIAVKSIEACLPYYEQVLGLKCYSIEEVADQKVKTAFFKIGQTKIELLEPTSEDSTIAKFIEKKGEGIHHIAFATPDVQACLNEAESKGIRLIDKAPRRGAEGLDIAFLHPKSTCSVLTELCMPGKKD is encoded by the coding sequence ATGGAACTTACACACATTGAACACTTAGGAATTGCTGTTAAGAGCATTGAAGCATGTCTTCCGTATTACGAACAGGTATTAGGATTGAAATGCTATAGTATTGAAGAAGTAGCTGATCAGAAAGTTAAGACAGCTTTCTTTAAAATTGGACAAACAAAAATTGAATTACTGGAACCGACAAGCGAAGATAGTACAATCGCTAAGTTTATTGAGAAAAAAGGTGAGGGCATTCATCACATTGCTTTTGCAACACCAGACGTTCAGGCTTGTTTAAATGAAGCTGAATCAAAAGGAATCCGCTTGATTGATAAGGCTCCTCGTCGTGGTGCTGAAGGTTTGGATATTGCATTCCTGCATCCGAAATCAACTTGTAGTGTATTAACTGAGCTTTGTATGCCAGGTAAAAAGGACTAA
- the dnaJ gene encoding molecular chaperone DnaJ — protein sequence MAKRDYYEVLGVDKNASEEEIKKAYRKKAIQYHPDKNPGDKEAEEKFKEAAEAYDVLSDPQKRQRYDQFGHAGVGGASQSGGFGGGMSMEDIFSQFGDIFGGHFGSFGGFGGFGGQRGGRRVNRGSDLRVKVKLSLKDIATGVEKKIKVKKYVACSHCHGTGAEGSDGTKTCDTCKGSGVVTRIANTILGQMQTQTTCPTCGGEGKVIVKKCTNCNGEGIVRDEEVITINIPAGVAEGMQLSMNGKGNAARHGGINGDLLILVEEEPHPELLRDENDLIYNLLLSFPQAALGGSVEVPTVDGKVKVKIDPGTQPGKVLRLRNKGLPSVNGYGTGDLLVNVSVYVPENLSQSEKDTLNGLENSPNFQPNKTMKEKFFDKFRRLFN from the coding sequence ATGGCGAAGAGAGATTATTACGAAGTGCTGGGTGTAGACAAAAATGCATCTGAAGAAGAAATAAAGAAGGCTTATCGTAAAAAAGCAATTCAATATCACCCTGATAAAAATCCGGGGGATAAAGAAGCTGAAGAAAAGTTTAAAGAAGCGGCTGAGGCCTATGATGTGTTGAGCGATCCTCAAAAACGTCAGCGTTATGATCAGTTTGGTCATGCGGGAGTTGGTGGTGCATCTCAATCTGGAGGTTTCGGTGGAGGAATGTCTATGGAAGATATTTTCTCACAGTTCGGAGATATTTTTGGAGGTCATTTCGGTAGTTTTGGTGGCTTTGGTGGCTTTGGCGGACAGCGTGGTGGCCGTCGGGTAAATCGGGGTTCTGATTTGCGTGTTAAGGTTAAACTTTCCTTGAAAGATATTGCTACAGGAGTAGAAAAGAAAATCAAGGTAAAGAAATACGTAGCTTGTTCACATTGTCATGGCACCGGTGCAGAAGGTAGTGACGGAACAAAGACTTGTGATACGTGCAAAGGCTCGGGTGTTGTAACAAGAATTGCCAATACCATTTTGGGACAAATGCAGACACAAACCACTTGCCCTACTTGTGGAGGTGAAGGTAAGGTTATTGTGAAGAAATGTACAAACTGTAATGGTGAAGGAATTGTCCGGGATGAGGAAGTCATAACGATTAATATTCCTGCAGGTGTTGCAGAAGGCATGCAGCTTTCTATGAATGGAAAGGGAAATGCAGCCAGACATGGAGGTATTAATGGTGATTTGTTGATTTTGGTGGAAGAAGAGCCTCATCCAGAATTGTTACGTGATGAAAACGATTTGATCTATAATTTGCTGTTGAGTTTTCCTCAGGCTGCTTTAGGAGGTTCGGTGGAAGTTCCTACGGTTGATGGAAAAGTAAAAGTAAAAATCGATCCAGGTACACAACCGGGTAAGGTTTTAAGATTACGGAACAAGGGGCTTCCTTCAGTAAATGGTTATGGAACGGGTGATTTATTGGTGAATGTCAGTGTATATGTTCCAGAAAATCTCTCTCAGTCAGAAAAAGATACGTTGAACGGCTTAGAAAATTCTCCTAATTTTCAGCCGAACAAAACCATGAAAGAAAAGTTCTTTGATAAATTCAGACGACTTTTTAATTAA
- a CDS encoding nucleotide exchange factor GrpE, with the protein MSNKHFEEKKNSSEKENQEVVTEETTNLQEEKANLSEKVDEADKVSAELAELQKKYDELNNSHLRLRAEFDNYRKRTLREKSELIKNGGENALTQLLPVVDDFERALQNIHKAEDLAGVAEGVDLIYNKFISYLTSQGVKALEVVGKPFNIDQSEAIATIPAPEEGLKGKVLDCVQTGYMLNEKVIRHAKVVVGE; encoded by the coding sequence ATGAGCAATAAGCATTTTGAAGAGAAGAAAAATTCTTCGGAAAAAGAAAATCAAGAAGTTGTGACAGAAGAAACGACAAATTTGCAGGAAGAAAAGGCAAATTTGTCAGAAAAAGTTGATGAAGCAGACAAAGTGTCTGCTGAATTAGCCGAGTTACAAAAGAAATATGATGAGTTAAATAATTCTCATTTGCGTTTAAGAGCTGAATTTGACAATTATCGGAAACGTACTTTGCGTGAAAAAAGCGAATTGATTAAAAATGGAGGAGAAAATGCCTTGACTCAATTGCTTCCTGTTGTTGATGATTTTGAACGTGCTTTACAAAATATCCATAAAGCAGAAGACTTGGCAGGAGTAGCCGAAGGCGTTGATTTAATATATAACAAGTTCATTTCCTATTTAACGAGCCAGGGAGTAAAAGCTTTGGAAGTAGTTGGCAAGCCTTTTAATATAGATCAGAGTGAGGCAATCGCTACGATCCCTGCCCCGGAAGAAGGATTGAAAGGTAAAGTGCTGGATTGTGTCCAGACAGGATATATGTTAAATGAAAAAGTGATTCGTCACGCAAAAGTTGTCGTAGGAGAATAA